The nucleotide sequence ttatttttcttttctgtaAGCGTGTTCGGAATTCGTTTCGCCAATTTGTTGCTCTTTACGTTTTATCCATCAACAGTTTCCCGGCGCCCTTTTCAGACTATCAGAGATCGCCGAACCGCCGTTCGCCTATaattacattaaatatttttcaacacAAGTACAATGGGTCAAGCTGGAATtggaagagaaaaaaaagagctatgtacacatgtacatatgtatacatatatatatatataactggCCTGTACCACAAAGTGAAATAGCCAAAAACCGATTGCGGgccgcaaaacaaaacaattctCGGAAATGGTAGCgcaatttaaaatgttcaCATTTTTGCCCACACTGCAATGTCTGTAAGTGTTTTGGTAGACGGGAGAGAGCCGGAGatttgtgttgtttattggttgaataaataaaaaatatatatatttatatacatacatatgtacatatataatacgTATACGCCGATTTGTCTGTGTCGATGTCGGTGCGGACGACTAaacaactaaacaaaaacaaacagtcATCGTCAGGTGGGAGAAGTTGGAGAGACCATTCTCGAGCCACGGGGCGTAGCTGGAGGTATCGTTATAAATTTGACTAATATCTGGaagatttataaaaaaaaacccgaaaTCGAGAACAGGTTCCGCGACTTAATGACGCTCGGAAAAACCGAAATATGCAGCTCGCCAGATGCAGTTATCGGAATTCTTTCGGTTTCTTGGGATCACTCGCTTTTCGTTTAAACCAGTTTCGATTGAGAAAAAGTTGTACCGCTATCAtaagttattaaaatgtacagttttttttaaggaaaatttaaatcattgCATTTTATTGGTTAACGCTAGATTACAAAAAGGATAGAAAATACAACAGAACGCGTTCATATTATGTAATATGTAAACACtatatgttaaaaaattatattttctaaaacgATTTAGAAGTTTTTTGGAACAAGGCTTTTGAGTTGCACTCTTAAGATCTTTTGAGAAATCActtattaaaatgcaaatcggTAACAAGTTGGACTGCCTGAAAATCGGACTCAAATTAAACAACTTTGGTTAAATAAACGCAAAAACGCCGACCGCTCTCTCCCCATCAttctctttgttttttttttctcagcgaTCTGCTCTCCCTCACACACGCTCCCCACACGCTGCCATATCAGACGCTCCAGCTTTTCAGGCCGCTGCGATTTGATCGCCGCTCAGTTGATCAGAGTCACTCGAACGCGCCGCTGCTCAACGATTCGAAATTGGCGCGAAACGGTATAAAAAGTTCGACTTACAAATTGGCTATATAGTATAGACGCTCAAATATCAAACGAGCTGCAACGGTTTTCGTCGGCAATTTAAAGTGCGTAACGATATGCAAAGTGTTaatatagaatagaatatagaGTGATTATATAGAATATTACACACCGCAAAATAATCATAATCCTATTATATGACTAGTGACAAATAATTGAGCAATTATATCGATATTTAAGTGCAAACTAGTTTGTTTCTCCAATCGTTTTATGTTCCAGGAATGTTAATTAGCCTTTCGAAACACGAAAGGAAGTGAAAGAAATTCGTGgaagtgaaaaagaaaacatgcTATCGAAACATCGAtcgaaaatcaattaatttgcacATAGGCCATATTTAATGATAATTTTGAAAACACGTAAAACATCAGAGTTGTTAATTATTATCGATTCTCCAAACAGAATACAACCAAAACAAAGAGCACCCATATTGTGATGATCTGTGCGTGTATTAGTGACAATGGCCGCCGCTCCCGTGCACGTGTATTGGTGCGCTCGGTAAACTCAAAATGCCATTCCGTTTCTCATTTGTAGCCGTTGTCGTTATTCGGTGTATTCCATTTGGTGTTATCTCAAAAGCGTGCTCTGTGCCAACTCTCTAGAACATCGATTCTAAAGTATAAAGTCGCTACCCTCCAAGGCACCCTTTCAATTCTATCGAGTTTATCACAATTCGCGGAATTCTTTAAAATAGAGTTACTGTTTTGAAATTGGCACACCTCTTCGGAAACCTTCGTATCTACGTATCATCAAGACGTCACGGCATATGCCCATAATGATCTTTCAGCCTTTTGAAGACGTCACTCGTGGCTTTCGAATATCCAAAATTAAGCAtaacatgcatatgtatgggTAACAACTACTACTTTTGTGTTTCTCGGAATCCACTTAAGTAAATAGACTACGTCAATGATTATAGCTAATTTGCATAAGCCTTGCATTCGTGCGAGCTTACTGACCAACTATTTGAATCGAATTTGACGAGTATACAATATAAGTCAACtgtatacatacacatatattccAGCACTATTCAATACCCTTATATCTTAATTATACAAACTTCACTGCCatacaacagcagcaacgtTTTTTATTCGCGTTTTAAAAACTCTGTTGGCAATCGAGCTTATCAACAATCGTGTATACATGAACTAAAAGCGTTGATTGTACTTATAAATCATATTGCAACTGAACGATCTAATGGATTGTGATAACAATAAAATCACTTTTATAAAGCATGTGTAATTGAAAAGTATTAAAGAACTGacgaaatatttttctaaattgtGTGTGTTATCCAAACCGTTTAATAATGCTCAAAGCTATCAAATAAATATCACTTAGCTTATCGCATAATATAATATCAGCAATACAttgttaaaatatatacatatatttatcaaTGTTCTAAAAACACTTGCACACAAGGGAATTATGTggttttatcaaaaataaaaaaatcagtGCACCATAAAGCCAAAGTGCCTCCCCAAAGTTAAGCCCACTTTAGCccaattcaaacaaaaaatttctTCGAAATTTGACAACGTTTGACTAGCTTATTATCATCAAGTTAACCGggaccaacaaaaaaaaaaacgtatacTTATTTGCAGATGCTCATGATGTGATGTTTGCCGAGAGCTGTGCCTAGTCAGCCGTTTTGCCATACGAAAAATAATGTACCGCCCAATCTGCTAAATAGGAAGGCTAACACATAACGCTCAGAGATCCAGAGAAAATATCAATCTGGTTACGTGACTGTCACGATAGTTCGACATGCCTTTTAGCAATGAAACGGAAATGAGCCAATGTTCCAATGCGAAACGTAGAGTAAACGATCCGTTGACTGGACCAAAAAACTGCAGTACTTCGTCCACAGACTCGGGCGTTATACTAAACGATAATGTGGCGGCATTCCGGCCGGAGAAGGAGACCAAAGATCGGGGGACGGGCGAAGGGCAGTTCCAATCGAAATCGGAAGAGAAAACGGAATCCAAGCGTATCAGCGTTGAGCACACTGTCAATATAACAACGGAAAATGTTGGAAAGACATCTTCGCCGGCGGTTTCCATACGGAGTACCACAATTTCCGTTGTGTCCATCGATGATAATGCCATCGACTCGAGTAGTATTGATAGTGATTCGGAGGCCGAAGCGGAGGATTATACGGTCCAGAAGCTGGGTCACCAGGTCACCTACCCGCCCAACAGTTCACACCTGCGCGACCTTAACCAGGGTCTAACGGTGATCAGTCGCCATGTGGCGCCAGGTGAGGCGGCAGTACCACCACCCAATCCCCTGGAAGCTGGCATTGTGGCCAAGCAAATACTGAACGGTAATCTGGccgtggccacgcccacatcgCCGGCGGGCGGTGCCACGCAGGGTATTGGCAGCATCGCCCTGACCAACTCCACAGATGTGACGTTCGGTGATAAGCATTTCTACGAGGGACCCGTGACGATACAACAGTTTCTCATCGATAATCGGGACAAGTGGAAACCGGGCGAGGGACCAGCTGGTGGACAGGATAACCCCGCATTCAATGGTGGTCCCAGCACGAATGGAAGTGCGCCGGGTAAGACATTCTAAGCTAATTTAATAGATTGTAttttaaaatctaaatctgATATCGTTTAGTTTTTGTACACTATACTAAGAATGGAATCTTAAAAGTTGTAACTTTCGATTGCTTTCGCATCTTTCTGCATAGTTATTCTTGAGGATCGTTAGTTCGATAATTTCAACTTTTTAGTTTTCtattctaaaatatatattttctggGATATATATCcttaaaacatatatatattattttgctATTTCCTGCTGCCTTTGTTTGCGTTTCATTTCTGTCTTCACCTTGCCGCGGTTCTGTTTGCTTTAATGGGCCAAAACTGAGCGCGTGTGACTATTTGTTTACTCAACCCAATTGGCCAGGTCTAACGACCGTGCTGCGAATGGTAGATTAGCAGATGGCCCACAAAGCAGACAGATTCATTGTATGCGCCTAGAACAAATACTACATGTTActataaaaacatattaaatgcatttaattgcgCAAGGCAACAAAACTCATTATGGAAAATTTTGTTAAAATgccaaataattttattacgtatagaaaatattttagcttgaaaattaaaaaatatttatgaaaatcaCGAACCCAAAATTTGTCtcacataaaataaaattcatgaGAGAAAAAGTTTTAACGCCAATAGTGTCGGGggattttttaatattaatacattttttattacttataGAACTCGTTTTTTATCTCCCTGTTTTCCGATTACAATctcagcacaaaaaaaaaacaagtaaaatTTCATTCACGAAAAGAAAATGTATCTCTGCCGATTCAAGGCCCCGCAGCTCGTAAATCAAATCGGTGAAAACTTGCGATAATtacgcacaaaaaaaaaccatagcAACTGCAATTGTTTACTTGATTGATTTTCACAATTACCATAATTAAATCGCCGTTCTGGTTGGCGAAAGTCTCCAATTGGAATTGAACCAGGGGTTCGAGTGTAAATTTAGTCAGCTGTAGTTAAGTGTTGTTTTTATAAAGGCAGGTGCTTCCCCTGGATCACGCAATAAATACTCATATAAAGCGGGGGGGTTTTTTGCGTGCGGCTTAAATACTTGCTAaatgaaaaagtgaaaaacaagAACAGTTCCTGCATACTATGTGCGCGGATCGGGAAAAGTACCCAACGATCGGTTTCAGTTGTTCATATAAAGCGATCGGAG is from Drosophila melanogaster chromosome 3L and encodes:
- the PGRP-LC gene encoding peptidoglycan recognition protein LC, isoform D, with protein sequence MPFSNETEMSQCSNAKRRVNDPLTGPKNCSTSSTDSGVILNDNVAAFRPEKETKDRGTGEGQFQSKSEEKTESKRISVEHTVNITTENVGKTSSPAVSIRSTTISVVSIDDNAIDSSSIDSDSEAEAEDYTVQKLGHQVTYPPNSSHLRDLNQGLTVISRHVAPGEAAVPPPNPLEAGIVAKQILNGNLAVATPTSPAGGATQGIGSIALTNSTDVTFGDKHFYEGPVTIQQFLIDNRDKWKPGEGPAGGQDNPAFNGGPSTNGSAPGSKHEDPAQTPPICPFLPNTVGRKAVTVTVVFVTLTFLLGIVLATTTNLFGKTLNQTDLDVIDNSTLVILKVAEWGGRPAKRMLDAQQLPINRVVISHTAAEGCESREVCSARVNVVQSFHMDSWGWDHIGYNFLVGGDGRVYEGRGWDYVGAHTKGYNRGSIGISFIGTFTTRKPNERQLEACQLLLQEGVRLKKLTTNYRLYGHRQLSATESPGEELYKIIKKWPHWSHEI
- the PGRP-LC gene encoding peptidoglycan recognition protein LC, isoform B encodes the protein MPFSNETEMSQCSNAKRRVNDPLTGPKNCSTSSTDSGVILNDNVAAFRPEKETKDRGTGEGQFQSKSEEKTESKRISVEHTVNITTENVGKTSSPAVSIRSTTISVVSIDDNAIDSSSIDSDSEAEAEDYTVQKLGHQVTYPPNSSHLRDLNQGLTVISRHVAPGEAAVPPPNPLEAGIVAKQILNGNLAVATPTSPAGGATQGIGSIALTNSTDVTFGDKHFYEGPVTIQQFLIDNRDKWKPGEGPAGGQDNPAFNGGPSTNGSAPGSKHEDPAQTPPICPFLPNTVGRKAVTVTVVFVTLTFLLGIVLATTTNLFGKTLNQSKIRDDDDYRQNIPINSTIDLDNIGGGLILRFVERQQWLAQPPQKEIPDLELPVGLVIALPTNSENCSTQAICVLRVRLLQTYDIESSQKCDIAYNFLIGGDGNVYVGRGWNKMGAHMNNINYDSQSLSFAYIGSFKTIQPSAKQLSVTRLLLERGVKLGKIAPSYRFTASSKLMPSVTDFKADALYASFANWTHWS
- the PGRP-LC gene encoding peptidoglycan recognition protein LC, isoform I yields the protein MPFSNETEMSQCSNAKRRVNDPLTGPKNCSTSSTDSGVILNDNVAAFRPEKETKDRGTGEGQFQSKSEEKTESKRISVEHTVNITTENVGKTSSPAVSIRSTTISVVSIDDNAIDSSSIDSDSEAEAEDYTVQKLGHQVTYPPNSSHLRDLNQGLTVISRHVAPGEAAVPPPNPLEAGIVAKQILNGNLAVATPTSPAGGATQGIGSIALTNSTDVTFGDKHFYEGPVTIQQFLIDNRDKWKPGEGPAGGQDNPAFNGGPSTNGSAPGSKHEDPAQTPPICPFLPNTVGRKAVTVTVVFVTLTFLLGIVLATTTNLFGKTLNQNLDNIGGGLILRFVERQQWLAQPPQKEIPDLELPVGLVIALPTNSENCSTQAICVLRVRLLQTYDIESSQKCDIAYNFLIGGDGNVYVGRGWNKMGAHMNNINYDSQSLSFAYIGSFKTIQPSAKQLSVTRLLLERGVKLGKIAPSYRFTASSKLMPSVTDFKADALYASFANWTHWS
- the PGRP-LC gene encoding peptidoglycan recognition protein LC, isoform G, which gives rise to MPFSNETEMSQCSNAKRRVNDPLTGPKNCSTSSTDSGVILNDNVAAFRPEKETKDRGTGEGQFQSKSEEKTESKRISVEHTVNITTENVGKTSSPAVSIRSTTISVVSIDDNAIDSSSIDSDSEAEAEDYTVQKLGHQVTYPPNSSHLRDLNQGLTVISRHVAPGEAAVPPPNPLEAGIVAKQILNGNLAVATPTSPAGGATQGIGSIALTNSTDVTFGDKHFYEGPVTIQQFLIDNRDKWKPGEGPAGGQDNPAFNGGPSTNGSAPGSKHEDPAQTPPICPFLPNTVGRKAVTVTVVFVTLTFLLGIVLATTTNLFGKTLNQRFLTQLISLNQRMILKSMWMEN
- the PGRP-LC gene encoding peptidoglycan recognition protein LC, isoform C produces the protein MPFSNETEMSQCSNAKRRVNDPLTGPKNCSTSSTDSGVILNDNVAAFRPEKETKDRGTGEGQFQSKSEEKTESKRISVEHTVNITTENVGKTSSPAVSIRSTTISVVSIDDNAIDSSSIDSDSEAEAEDYTVQKLGHQVTYPPNSSHLRDLNQGLTVISRHVAPGEAAVPPPNPLEAGIVAKQILNGNLAVATPTSPAGGATQGIGSIALTNSTDVTFGDKHFYEGPVTIQQFLIDNRDKWKPGEGPAGGQDNPAFNGGPSTNGSAPGSKHEDPAQTPPICPFLPNTVGRKAVTVTVVFVTLTFLLGIVLATTTNLFGKTLNQTNDPEIHVDGKLVVVSIKGWGGMPTRGNLKPFKLPVSKVIISETPPEICTTQDSCSYWTRVTQSRHMDTFNWSQVGYNFLVGGDGRIYEGRGWNYMGDHTRDNNNNSIGITFLGTFRRQEPTPKSLEACQLLIAQGVRLKKLKPDYQLLGHRQITGTLMPGEELYRIIQTWNNWYNLTKTWPDLHMTQ